The Armatimonadota bacterium genome has a segment encoding these proteins:
- the queC gene encoding 7-cyano-7-deazaguanine synthase QueC, whose product MKSSAGEKPRAVVLLSGGLDSATAGAIAKAEGFELYAISFSYGQRHSKEIECARRVGESLGAARHVVTEFDLRVWGGSALTDDLEVPVNRDAAAMPSDIPATYVPARNTIFLSFALGYAEVVGADTIVIGVNQLDYSGYPDCRGEYLEAFERMANLATKAAVSEGRRVRIYAPLLDMTKAQIIRRGIGLGVDYSLTWSCYQGLDAPCGRCDSCILRAEGFREAGAADPATRGHPG is encoded by the coding sequence ATGAAAAGCAGCGCGGGTGAAAAGCCGAGGGCGGTCGTACTGCTCTCCGGCGGGCTGGACAGCGCCACGGCGGGGGCGATAGCGAAGGCGGAGGGCTTCGAGCTCTACGCCATATCGTTCTCCTACGGCCAGCGCCACTCGAAAGAGATCGAGTGCGCCCGCAGGGTCGGCGAGTCGCTCGGCGCGGCCAGGCACGTCGTGACCGAGTTCGACCTGCGCGTCTGGGGCGGCAGCGCGCTCACGGACGACCTCGAGGTTCCAGTCAACCGCGACGCGGCCGCGATGCCTTCCGACATACCCGCGACCTACGTCCCCGCGCGGAACACGATCTTCCTGTCGTTCGCGCTCGGATACGCGGAGGTCGTCGGCGCGGACACGATCGTGATCGGCGTGAACCAGCTCGACTACAGCGGGTATCCCGACTGCCGTGGCGAGTACCTGGAAGCGTTCGAGCGGATGGCGAACCTGGCGACGAAGGCAGCCGTCTCCGAGGGGCGCCGCGTCCGCATCTACGCGCCCCTGCTCGACATGACGAAGGCACAGATCATCCGGCGGGGGATCGGGCTAGGGGTGGACTACTCCCTGACGTGGAGCTGCTACCAGGGCCTCGACGCGCCGTGCGGGCGGTGCGACTCGTGCATCCTGCGGGCGGAGGGGTTCCGGGAGGCGGGCGCGGCCGATCCGGCGACCCGCGGGCATCCGGGTTGA
- a CDS encoding aconitate hydratase, translating to MNVTQKILSEHLVSGEMKAGEEIAIRIDQTLTQDATGTMAYLQFEAMGVPRVKTKLSVSYVDHNTLQTGYENADDHRFLQSVAARHGIYFSRPGNGICHQVHLERFGVPGQTLLGSDSHTPTGGGIGMIAIGAGGLDVAVAMAGEPFHLNMPHVVLVRLAGRLGPWVSAKDVILELLRRLSVKGGVGKIMEYGGEGVRTLSVPDRATIANMGAELGATTSVFPSDEQTLEFLKAEGREDAWTRIEADPDAKYDEVVEINLSELEPMVAQPHQPDRVVKVKDVEGMKVDQVLVGSCTNSSYRDLMTLAGALKGKVVHPSVSVGVSPGSRQVFEMIARNGALADLIESGVRILETTCGPCIGMGQAPPSGGVSVRTFNRNFEGRSGTPTGQIFLASPEVAAAAAITGELTDPRKLGDPVSVEPPEKYIIDDEMIVPPSESPDEVEVVRGPNIKPLPVREPLPDSLSGQVLLKVPDNITTDHIMPAGARILPLRSNIPAIAEHVFESIDPHFADRAREVGGGFVVGGENYGQGSSREHAALAPMYLGVKAVIVKSFARIHRANLVNFGILPLTFVNPGDYDDIGFEDEIEIENLRQALRQGAIVAMKNKTCGWEFEVRHDLTPRQTEIILAGGMLNYARGHAGG from the coding sequence ATGAACGTCACGCAGAAGATACTCTCCGAGCATCTCGTCTCCGGCGAGATGAAGGCAGGTGAAGAGATCGCGATCCGCATTGACCAGACGCTCACACAGGACGCGACCGGCACCATGGCGTACCTCCAGTTCGAGGCGATGGGCGTCCCCCGCGTGAAGACGAAGCTCTCCGTCAGCTACGTGGACCACAACACTCTTCAGACCGGATACGAGAACGCCGACGACCACCGCTTCCTCCAGAGCGTCGCCGCCAGGCACGGGATATACTTCTCCCGCCCCGGCAACGGCATCTGCCACCAGGTCCACCTCGAGCGGTTCGGCGTGCCGGGCCAGACGCTCCTCGGATCGGACAGCCACACGCCTACCGGCGGAGGGATCGGGATGATCGCGATCGGCGCGGGCGGGCTGGACGTGGCGGTGGCGATGGCGGGAGAGCCGTTCCACCTCAACATGCCCCACGTCGTCCTCGTCAGGCTCGCCGGGCGCCTCGGCCCGTGGGTCTCCGCGAAGGACGTGATCCTGGAACTGCTCAGGCGGCTGAGCGTGAAGGGCGGCGTCGGCAAGATCATGGAGTACGGCGGCGAGGGAGTCCGGACGCTCTCGGTCCCGGATCGCGCGACGATCGCGAACATGGGCGCGGAGCTCGGGGCGACGACTTCCGTCTTCCCGAGCGACGAGCAGACCCTTGAGTTCCTGAAGGCCGAAGGGCGGGAGGACGCCTGGACGCGCATCGAGGCCGACCCGGACGCCAAGTACGACGAGGTGGTAGAGATCAACCTTTCCGAACTCGAGCCGATGGTCGCCCAGCCGCATCAGCCCGACCGCGTGGTCAAGGTCAAGGATGTCGAGGGCATGAAAGTTGACCAGGTGCTCGTCGGAAGCTGCACCAACTCATCCTACCGCGACCTGATGACCCTCGCCGGCGCGCTGAAGGGCAAGGTAGTCCATCCTTCGGTCAGCGTGGGAGTCTCCCCCGGATCGAGGCAGGTCTTCGAGATGATCGCCCGGAACGGCGCGCTGGCGGACCTGATCGAGTCGGGCGTGCGGATACTGGAGACGACCTGCGGGCCGTGCATCGGCATGGGGCAGGCGCCCCCGTCCGGCGGCGTGAGCGTTCGGACGTTCAACCGCAACTTCGAGGGCAGGAGCGGCACCCCGACCGGCCAGATCTTCCTCGCCAGCCCGGAGGTCGCGGCGGCGGCGGCGATAACCGGGGAGCTGACCGACCCGCGGAAGCTGGGCGATCCCGTGAGCGTCGAGCCGCCCGAGAAATACATCATTGACGACGAGATGATAGTCCCGCCCTCGGAGAGCCCCGACGAGGTCGAGGTCGTCCGCGGCCCGAACATCAAGCCGCTGCCGGTACGAGAGCCGCTGCCGGACAGCCTCTCCGGGCAGGTGCTGCTCAAGGTGCCGGACAACATCACTACCGACCATATCATGCCGGCGGGGGCGCGGATACTGCCGCTCAGGTCGAACATCCCGGCGATAGCGGAGCACGTCTTCGAGAGCATAGACCCTCATTTCGCCGACCGCGCCAGGGAGGTGGGCGGAGGATTCGTCGTCGGCGGCGAGAACTACGGGCAGGGATCCAGCCGGGAGCACGCCGCGCTCGCCCCGATGTACCTCGGCGTGAAGGCCGTCATCGTCAAGTCGTTCGCCCGGATCCACCGCGCCAATCTCGTCAACTTCGGGATACTGCCGCTGACTTTCGTGAACCCCGGCGACTACGACGACATCGGCTTCGAGGATGAGATCGAGATCGAGAACCTGCGACAAGCCCTCCGGCAAGGCGCGATCGTCGCGATGAAGAACAAGACCTGCGGCTGGGAGTTCGAGGTACGCCACGACCTTACGCCGAGGCAGACCGAGATCATCCTCGCCGGCGGGATGCTGAACTACGCCAGGGGGCACGCGGGCGGATGA
- a CDS encoding homocitrate synthase, translating into MPKIRLIDVTNRDGVQTSRIGLSKLQKTMLNIMLNEMGVYQSELGFPFTPHESNYINANLELQEKGLLKPIVLEGWCRGIVKDVEDAFRLTNIRDFNLSISTSDQMIANKFKGKLDRDSIISEMTEAVKAAREGGARTVGVNSEDASRTDMGYLIRFAKAVKDSGADRLRYCDTLGYDDPKTIYDRINHVAKEVGIPIELHCHNDLGMVVANSVMGAKGAIDAGVDAYINTTVNGVGERAGNADIVSVILALRYSSGLKDLGLLDERTDLSKAWKICKYASYAFGLPIPITQPGIGNNAFAHESGIHADGALKDRKNYELYDYEELGRGEPEMCETGRIITTGEYGGIRGFLKVYEDLGVQFETSEQTSRGLELCQYANLHTGKPLHDEELRFIAAYPEQAAKIMTVTP; encoded by the coding sequence ATGCCAAAGATTCGTCTCATAGACGTGACTAACAGGGACGGCGTGCAGACGTCGAGGATCGGGCTGTCCAAGCTGCAGAAGACCATGCTCAACATCATGCTCAATGAGATGGGCGTCTACCAGTCCGAGCTCGGGTTCCCGTTCACTCCGCACGAGTCCAACTACATCAACGCGAACCTCGAGCTTCAGGAGAAGGGGCTGCTGAAGCCGATCGTCCTCGAGGGGTGGTGCAGAGGGATCGTGAAGGACGTGGAGGACGCGTTCAGGCTCACGAACATCCGCGACTTCAACCTCTCGATATCCACGTCGGACCAGATGATCGCGAACAAGTTCAAGGGCAAGCTCGACCGCGACAGTATCATCTCCGAGATGACCGAGGCGGTGAAGGCCGCTCGCGAGGGCGGCGCGCGCACGGTCGGCGTCAACTCCGAGGACGCCTCGCGCACCGACATGGGCTATCTGATCCGGTTCGCCAAGGCGGTCAAGGACTCCGGCGCGGACAGGCTGCGATACTGCGACACGCTCGGCTACGACGACCCGAAGACGATCTACGACCGCATCAACCACGTCGCGAAGGAGGTCGGCATCCCGATCGAGCTTCACTGCCACAACGACCTCGGGATGGTGGTCGCGAACTCCGTCATGGGCGCGAAGGGAGCGATTGACGCGGGCGTGGACGCGTACATCAACACCACCGTGAACGGCGTCGGCGAGCGGGCGGGCAACGCGGACATCGTCTCCGTCATCCTGGCGCTACGCTACTCCAGCGGTCTGAAGGACCTCGGCCTGCTCGACGAGCGGACGGACCTCTCGAAGGCCTGGAAGATCTGCAAGTACGCGTCCTACGCGTTCGGCCTGCCGATCCCGATCACCCAGCCGGGCATCGGAAACAACGCTTTCGCGCACGAGTCCGGCATCCATGCCGACGGCGCGCTGAAGGACCGCAAGAACTACGAGCTGTACGACTACGAGGAACTCGGGCGCGGAGAGCCGGAGATGTGCGAGACAGGCCGGATCATCACGACCGGCGAGTACGGCGGCATACGGGGCTTCCTGAAGGTCTACGAGGACCTCGGCGTCCAGTTCGAGACGTCGGAACAGACGAGCCGCGGACTGGAGCTGTGCCAGTATGCGAACCTGCACACCGGCAAGCCCCTCCACGACGAGGAACTGCGGTTCATCGCGGCCTACCCCGAGCAGGCGGCGAAGATCATGACCGTCACGCCGTAG
- a CDS encoding isocitrate/isopropylmalate dehydrogenase family protein: MAHEITLIPGDGVGPEQAAAAKRVIDATGVDIEWEVLEAGIDVMDQYGTPLPKHVLESIGRNKVALKGPITTPIGKGFRSVNVALRKELNLYACLRPCKYYPGIRSKYQDVDLVIVRENTEDLYAGVEYELDSPEAKQIIAMADGKIRDDSAISIKPISITGTRQIVKFAFEYAIANDRKIVTSVAKANIMKYTDGLFYRVSREVAKAYGAQFEDPKLGEVEPDPLISAEAAGRGKHLVYQERLVDNMCMQLVQKPELYDVIALPNLYGDILSDLCAGLVGGLGVAPGANIGDGVALFEPTHGSAPKYKGMNKVNPTALILSGMLMLRHIGETDAAYRLENAVAKVIAEGKDVTYDMKPHRDDPTAVGTREMAEAIVRALG, translated from the coding sequence TTGGCACACGAGATCACACTTATCCCCGGCGACGGGGTCGGGCCGGAGCAGGCGGCCGCCGCGAAGAGGGTTATTGACGCGACCGGCGTGGACATCGAATGGGAGGTACTCGAAGCCGGGATAGACGTCATGGATCAGTACGGCACGCCGCTGCCCAAGCACGTGCTGGAGAGCATCGGGAGAAACAAGGTCGCGCTGAAGGGCCCTATCACCACCCCGATCGGCAAGGGCTTCCGCTCGGTCAACGTGGCGCTCCGCAAGGAACTGAACCTCTACGCGTGCCTGCGCCCGTGCAAGTACTACCCCGGCATACGCTCCAAGTATCAGGACGTTGACCTCGTCATCGTCCGCGAGAACACGGAGGACCTCTACGCCGGAGTCGAGTATGAGCTGGACTCGCCGGAAGCGAAGCAGATCATCGCGATGGCGGACGGCAAGATCAGGGATGACTCGGCGATCTCGATCAAGCCGATCTCCATCACCGGGACCAGGCAGATCGTGAAGTTCGCCTTCGAGTACGCGATCGCCAACGACCGCAAGATCGTCACGTCGGTCGCCAAGGCGAACATCATGAAGTACACCGACGGCCTCTTCTACCGGGTCTCGCGCGAGGTGGCCAAAGCATACGGCGCGCAGTTCGAGGACCCGAAGCTCGGTGAGGTCGAGCCGGACCCCCTGATCTCCGCCGAGGCCGCGGGCAGGGGCAAGCACCTCGTCTACCAGGAGCGGCTGGTGGACAATATGTGCATGCAGCTCGTCCAGAAGCCTGAACTCTACGACGTGATCGCCCTGCCGAACCTCTACGGCGACATCCTCTCCGACCTGTGCGCGGGGCTCGTCGGCGGGCTCGGGGTCGCTCCCGGCGCGAACATCGGCGACGGCGTGGCGCTCTTCGAGCCGACTCACGGGAGCGCGCCGAAGTACAAGGGCATGAACAAGGTCAACCCGACCGCGCTGATCCTCTCCGGGATGCTGATGCTGCGGCACATCGGCGAGACGGACGCCGCTTACCGCCTCGAGAACGCCGTCGCGAAGGTGATCGCCGAGGGCAAGGACGTCACGTACGACATGAAGCCCCACCGCGACGACCCGACGGCGGTCGGCACGCGGGAGATGGCCGAAGCGATCGTGAGGGCGCTCGGGTAG
- a CDS encoding Ig-like domain-containing protein, whose amino-acid sequence MRTISHGFAGKLSIILAAALVLAIGAPLFAAEKATDLPVSISSVTDAMGSININVGKGENIKEGYKGVVTRDGKQIAEYVVQQVNWGFSRITLTNVVEGFTVRPGDSAPITTVPPEPPKKKSKAWNTTKILTVLALGAAIYFLADGLGGSGGSGDSAGEILITAQKTSNTSPTGTTGTISITAAVNDKDGFPVPDGTPVTFASTAGTLSRTQASTSAGRATSTLSYDVSVDPDTATITVKSLNKTATKVVSLISSINLVVEPLTIEAKDTGSGVQTATITATCLDAMGVPATSGSVTFTATLGQIPAPAQVPIGAGGVASTTYSSLTAGTATITATWGTSKATETVTVTAGPPHSMTVATDTNSVQADGNSFARITATVKNSKGANVTDGTVVNFSVIPDSGGGGNGTIVPVQTATVSGVATAYLYSRDSSGDPSESGTATIKVEVLRANQPDDVPLPVSDIVNQSTTVQFVSPEAAEINLSAQPSNIKGWNTSGNTSTITAEVKNGDGQPVPDGTAVHFTTNRGTIVGTDSGNLSRTSNGIATATLTANVTWYGDVTVTATSGSAPPADCLLIFSGPAVGGESEANLSQSSLASVGGQALVTVIARDTNGNPVANGTTVTVSTDKGTISNSGNGSITGGVCTLTLSTSTDPDTPTPTGAGTVSVTVGGSTDGFPITLPFTVVTAP is encoded by the coding sequence ATGAGAACGATAAGTCACGGATTTGCAGGCAAGTTGTCCATCATACTGGCGGCGGCCCTCGTGCTGGCCATCGGCGCGCCGCTGTTTGCCGCCGAAAAGGCCACCGATCTGCCTGTGTCCATTTCGAGCGTCACCGACGCCATGGGCAGCATCAACATCAACGTCGGCAAGGGCGAGAACATCAAGGAAGGCTACAAGGGCGTCGTCACCCGTGACGGCAAGCAGATAGCCGAGTATGTCGTCCAGCAGGTCAACTGGGGGTTCTCCCGGATCACGCTGACGAACGTCGTCGAAGGATTCACTGTCCGCCCGGGTGACAGCGCTCCGATCACGACCGTCCCGCCGGAGCCGCCCAAGAAGAAGAGCAAGGCCTGGAACACCACCAAGATACTCACGGTTCTGGCCCTGGGCGCCGCGATCTACTTCCTGGCGGACGGTCTTGGCGGCAGCGGCGGATCCGGCGACTCGGCGGGCGAGATCCTCATCACCGCGCAGAAGACGAGCAACACTTCTCCAACCGGCACGACCGGAACGATTTCGATTACCGCCGCGGTGAACGACAAGGACGGTTTCCCCGTGCCAGACGGCACGCCGGTTACGTTCGCATCCACCGCCGGAACTCTCAGCCGCACCCAGGCATCGACATCCGCCGGAAGGGCGACCTCGACGCTCAGCTACGACGTGTCCGTGGACCCCGACACCGCCACGATCACGGTGAAATCTCTGAACAAGACCGCCACCAAGGTCGTGTCGCTGATATCGAGCATCAACCTCGTGGTGGAGCCGCTGACCATCGAGGCGAAGGACACGGGATCGGGCGTTCAGACGGCCACCATCACGGCGACCTGCCTTGACGCGATGGGCGTCCCCGCGACGAGCGGCTCCGTCACGTTCACGGCGACTCTCGGACAGATCCCGGCTCCCGCACAGGTGCCGATCGGGGCGGGAGGCGTCGCCTCGACGACTTACAGCAGCCTGACCGCGGGCACTGCAACGATAACCGCGACCTGGGGCACGAGCAAGGCGACCGAGACCGTCACGGTAACGGCAGGGCCTCCGCACTCCATGACCGTTGCGACGGACACCAACTCGGTTCAGGCGGACGGCAACTCGTTCGCCCGGATCACTGCGACCGTGAAGAACTCCAAGGGCGCCAACGTCACAGACGGCACAGTGGTGAACTTCTCCGTGATACCCGACAGCGGAGGCGGAGGCAACGGAACCATTGTGCCGGTCCAGACGGCGACCGTGAGCGGGGTGGCAACGGCCTATCTCTACAGCAGAGATTCGTCCGGAGACCCGAGCGAGTCCGGGACCGCGACTATCAAGGTCGAGGTACTTAGGGCCAATCAGCCCGACGACGTGCCTCTTCCCGTGAGCGACATCGTGAACCAGTCCACGACCGTCCAGTTCGTCTCGCCGGAAGCCGCTGAGATCAATCTCTCGGCCCAGCCGTCGAACATCAAGGGCTGGAACACCTCGGGCAACACGAGCACGATCACTGCCGAGGTCAAGAACGGCGACGGACAGCCCGTCCCTGACGGCACGGCGGTCCACTTCACGACGAACCGCGGAACCATCGTGGGTACCGACAGCGGCAACCTGAGCAGAACGTCCAACGGCATCGCCACCGCGACGCTCACAGCCAACGTCACCTGGTACGGCGACGTGACGGTCACGGCGACGTCCGGAAGCGCTCCCCCGGCAGACTGCTTGCTGATCTTCTCAGGCCCGGCGGTCGGAGGCGAGTCCGAGGCCAATCTGTCGCAGTCCTCGCTTGCATCGGTCGGCGGACAGGCATTGGTCACGGTCATCGCACGAGACACGAACGGTAACCCGGTAGCGAACGGCACCACCGTGACCGTGAGCACCGACAAGGGCACGATAAGCAACAGTGGAAATGGAAGCATCACCGGCGGAGTGTGCACGTTGACCCTCAGCACCAGCACCGATCCGGACACGCCGACACCGACGGGAGCGGGGACTGTGAGCGTGACGGTGGGCGGAAGCACGGACGGCTTCCCGATAACCCTTCCCTTCACGGTAGTCACCGCGCCGTAG
- a CDS encoding PEP-CTERM sorting domain-containing protein has protein sequence MKRGVFSLLLIGLLAVVSTAALAHDQSIEWTFSSWDQQTADHQDAFPWKGLATLTVTNSSTQPWGDFHFGIGYGTGVIITATPAPTATRPSYSWVIGAGQTTLDYYFYSNPVLPGGTVSFTFYTDNTANQNAFFGLCGYPTPVPEPSSMLALSAGLMGLVGFVARKRR, from the coding sequence ATGAAGCGTGGAGTATTTTCGCTTCTCCTGATCGGCCTGCTTGCGGTCGTCAGTACCGCAGCGTTGGCTCACGATCAGTCCATCGAGTGGACTTTCTCATCGTGGGATCAGCAGACGGCAGACCACCAGGACGCCTTCCCGTGGAAGGGATTGGCGACATTGACAGTCACGAACAGCTCGACCCAGCCGTGGGGGGACTTCCACTTCGGCATCGGCTACGGCACGGGTGTCATCATTACCGCGACGCCCGCACCGACGGCCACCCGCCCGAGCTATTCGTGGGTGATCGGTGCCGGTCAGACCACCCTCGACTACTACTTCTACAGCAACCCGGTTCTGCCGGGCGGAACGGTGTCGTTCACGTTCTACACGGATAACACCGCGAACCAGAACGCGTTCTTCGGGCTGTGCGGGTATCCTACCCCTGTGCCCGAGCCGTCCAGTATGCTCGCTCTGTCCGCGGGCCTCATGGGCCTCGTCGGATTCGTTGCGAGGAAGAGGCGCTAG
- a CDS encoding glycosyltransferase family 2 protein codes for MSDMTVAVVCPTKDRPEFLERMLESFANQTRRPDEVVIVDAGDGSAREMVESFSNRLPIKYVHWTGVPATTRQKNAGVEALSRDAELVCFFDDDQTAYPDMIEKTLEFWKTAPDDQAGTGCSQVNYDPPVRSRWTEWWMRLGERLGLCSLKPGSVSRGGVHTLATRVDADTDVEWLGGGRAFWRRRILDEFRFDESLVGYGFMEDADFSYGVSRRYRLTQLAGAKFVHNRTMQARPSRYRFGQLETKNRIYFVRKHGLSMPACLAGIALRTARTFARGIVRRDRSLLARGAGNCVGVIAGLRRSERRT; via the coding sequence ATGAGCGACATGACCGTAGCGGTCGTCTGCCCCACGAAGGACCGCCCCGAGTTCCTGGAGCGGATGTTGGAGTCCTTCGCGAACCAGACGCGCCGTCCGGACGAAGTCGTCATCGTGGACGCCGGCGACGGCTCGGCGAGAGAAATGGTCGAGTCGTTCTCGAACCGGCTGCCGATCAAGTATGTTCACTGGACGGGCGTGCCCGCGACGACCAGGCAGAAGAACGCGGGCGTGGAGGCCCTCAGCCGGGACGCCGAACTGGTCTGCTTCTTCGACGACGATCAGACGGCCTACCCGGACATGATCGAGAAGACGCTCGAGTTCTGGAAGACCGCACCGGACGATCAGGCCGGGACCGGCTGCTCCCAGGTGAACTACGATCCGCCGGTGAGGAGCCGGTGGACCGAGTGGTGGATGCGGCTCGGCGAGAGGCTGGGGCTCTGCTCCCTGAAGCCGGGTAGCGTCTCCCGGGGCGGCGTTCACACGCTAGCTACCAGGGTGGACGCGGATACCGACGTGGAATGGCTCGGCGGAGGACGCGCGTTCTGGCGGCGGCGCATACTCGACGAGTTCCGCTTCGACGAGTCGCTGGTCGGCTACGGTTTCATGGAGGACGCGGACTTCAGCTACGGAGTCAGCCGCAGGTACAGGCTCACCCAGCTTGCGGGGGCGAAGTTCGTGCACAACCGCACGATGCAGGCAAGGCCGTCGCGCTACCGTTTCGGCCAGCTCGAAACGAAGAACCGCATATACTTCGTCCGGAAACACGGGCTCTCGATGCCCGCGTGCCTTGCGGGAATAGCGTTGAGGACCGCGAGGACCTTCGCACGAGGAATAGTCCGGCGCGACCGCTCCCTGCTCGCGCGGGGGGCCGGAAACTGCGTCGGAGTGATAGCCGGCCTGCGCCGGTCCGAAAGGAGAACATGA
- a CDS encoding surface layer protein B yields the protein MKSRRTHGRRAGLAFLLLLATACAAPICCAQTLTLAPVNPEFEEYLKQASSGWTQAYDLDGHSLGAVPPRVDLSHMKNEAVPGRQVLALPASYDLRATGKLTAIRNQGGCGSCWSFGTFGSMESCLMPGEAWNFSENNLKNRSGFDVPCCDGGNHYMSAAYLARWDGPVNESSDPYSDSNCTSAAGLPVQKHVQQVLFLPNRSSSTDNAVIKQAVMDYGAVYTHMYWVSTSYNSSQAAYYYSGTAAINHAVCIVGWDDNYDRLKFPTTPPANGAFIIRNSWGTSWGQSGYFYISYYDSKVGRDNAVFCGNSPTDNFDRIYQYDPLGWVSSLGYNSETGWFANVFTSAQHGEIAAVSFYGGAPGATYEVYVYLSPNSGPINTTAGWSAFKSGTLTFAGYHTVSLDAPVTVAAGEKFSVVVKMTTPGYKYPIPFETPVVGYSSGSTASSGQSYISSKGTSWTDITSSYANANVCLKAFVNDVQPVVSIAAAKVLPNGSTAAVQGAVVTGVFSATFYIEADDRSTGIAVYKVGHALTPGMRADILGTLSTNAAGEKYINAVSATQNGSGSVGALLLSNCLLGGDDWAYDAVTGAGQQGIKDAISLNNIGMSVCTSGEVTQVGSNYFYMDDGSECRDNTTYVGVKVSTSTGMSIPQVGKYVKVIGVSSCSKSGSDLYRLLRATSITVMN from the coding sequence ATGAAAAGCCGCAGGACGCACGGCAGACGTGCCGGTCTTGCCTTCCTGCTACTTCTCGCCACCGCCTGTGCGGCGCCGATCTGCTGCGCCCAGACCCTGACGCTCGCCCCGGTCAACCCGGAGTTCGAGGAGTACCTGAAGCAGGCCTCGAGTGGTTGGACCCAGGCGTACGACTTGGACGGCCACTCGCTCGGCGCCGTGCCCCCGCGGGTTGATCTGTCCCACATGAAGAACGAAGCAGTCCCCGGCCGCCAGGTCCTCGCGCTCCCGGCGTCCTACGACCTGCGCGCCACCGGCAAGCTCACGGCGATCAGGAATCAGGGCGGCTGCGGAAGCTGCTGGTCGTTCGGGACCTTCGGCTCGATGGAGTCCTGCCTCATGCCCGGCGAGGCATGGAACTTCTCCGAGAACAACCTGAAGAATCGAAGCGGCTTCGACGTCCCCTGCTGTGACGGGGGCAACCACTACATGTCCGCCGCGTATCTCGCCCGCTGGGACGGCCCGGTCAACGAGTCGAGCGACCCGTACAGCGACAGCAATTGTACCTCTGCTGCCGGACTGCCCGTCCAGAAGCACGTCCAGCAGGTCCTGTTCCTGCCGAATCGGAGCAGTTCGACCGACAACGCCGTCATCAAGCAGGCCGTCATGGACTACGGCGCCGTCTACACCCACATGTACTGGGTAAGCACGAGCTACAACAGCTCCCAGGCCGCCTACTACTACTCCGGCACCGCCGCGATCAACCATGCGGTCTGCATCGTCGGATGGGACGACAACTATGACAGGCTGAAGTTTCCCACTACGCCGCCCGCGAACGGCGCGTTCATCATACGGAACAGCTGGGGCACGAGCTGGGGGCAGAGCGGATACTTCTACATATCCTACTACGACTCGAAGGTCGGCCGTGACAACGCCGTATTCTGCGGCAACTCGCCGACCGACAACTTCGACCGCATCTATCAATACGACCCGCTCGGCTGGGTGAGCAGCCTCGGCTACAACAGCGAGACCGGGTGGTTCGCCAATGTCTTCACCTCCGCCCAGCACGGGGAGATCGCTGCGGTCTCGTTCTACGGAGGCGCGCCGGGCGCGACATACGAGGTCTACGTCTACCTGAGCCCGAACTCCGGTCCGATCAACACCACCGCGGGTTGGAGCGCCTTCAAATCCGGCACGCTGACATTCGCCGGCTACCATACGGTCAGCCTTGACGCGCCGGTGACGGTCGCCGCCGGAGAGAAGTTCTCCGTCGTCGTCAAGATGACCACCCCGGGCTACAAGTACCCGATACCGTTCGAGACTCCGGTCGTCGGTTACAGCAGCGGGTCAACCGCAAGCTCCGGACAGAGCTATATCAGTTCCAAGGGGACTTCGTGGACCGACATCACATCGTCCTACGCGAACGCCAATGTCTGCTTGAAGGCATTCGTGAACGACGTCCAGCCGGTTGTCTCGATCGCCGCCGCGAAAGTCCTGCCGAACGGAAGTACGGCGGCCGTCCAGGGGGCGGTAGTCACGGGCGTATTCAGCGCCACGTTCTACATTGAGGCCGATGACCGCTCCACCGGCATAGCAGTCTACAAGGTCGGGCACGCGCTGACGCCGGGCATGAGGGCAGACATCCTAGGCACGCTCTCCACCAACGCGGCCGGCGAGAAGTACATCAACGCCGTCTCCGCGACGCAGAACGGGAGCGGCTCCGTGGGGGCTCTGCTGCTGTCCAACTGCCTGCTGGGCGGCGATGACTGGGCGTATGATGCGGTTACCGGCGCGGGGCAGCAGGGCATCAAGGATGCCATCAGCCTGAACAACATCGGTATGTCGGTCTGCACATCGGGAGAGGTCACCCAGGTCGGGAGCAACTACTTCTACATGGACGATGGGTCGGAGTGCCGTGACAACACGACATACGTGGGGGTGAAGGTCTCGACCTCGACCGGAATGAGCATTCCGCAGGTCGGAAAGTACGTGAAGGTCATCGGGGTCAGCTCATGCTCAAAGTCCGGGAGCGACCTCTACCGCCTGCTCCGCGCCACGAGCATCACGGTAATGAACTAG